In a single window of the Bacillus clarus genome:
- a CDS encoding DUF2584 family protein, whose protein sequence is MKFEMHTKIISNEKEIRLHIEENVFQLTLDGYHLFAIQEILPLYKSDQERIGSVIVQKLEWENGKTTLNYKLVSLQSVN, encoded by the coding sequence ATGAAGTTTGAGATGCACACAAAAATTATTTCGAATGAAAAAGAAATCAGATTACATATAGAAGAAAATGTATTTCAATTAACGTTAGATGGCTATCATCTATTTGCTATTCAAGAAATATTGCCTTTATATAAATCAGATCAAGAGAGAATAGGTAGTGTAATTGTGCAAAAGTTAGAATGGGAGAATGGAAAAACGACACTTAACTATAAGCTTGTTTCACTACAATCAGTAAACTAA
- a CDS encoding CoA-acylating methylmalonate-semialdehyde dehydrogenase yields the protein MITTEIKRVKNHINGEWVESTGTEVEAVPNPATGKIIAYVPLSPKEDVEKAVEAAKMAYETWSKVPVPNRSRQLYKYLQLLQENKDELAKIITLENGKTLKDATGEVQRGIEAVELATSTPNLMMGQALPNIAGGIDGSIWRYPIGVVAGITPFNFPMMIPLWMFPLAIACGNTFVLKTSERTPLLAERLVELFYEAGFPKGVLNLVQGGKDVVNSILENKDIQAVSFVGSEPVARYVYETGTKYGKRVQALAGAKNHAIVMPDCNIEKTVQGVIGSAFASSGERCMACSVVAVVDEIADEFIDVLVSETRKLKVGDGFHEDNYVGPLIRESHKERVLGYINSGVADGATLLVDGRKINEEVEEGYFVGATIFDGVNQDMKIWQDEIFAPVLSIVRVKDLEEGIKLTNQSKFANGAVIYTSSGKHAQTFRDNIDAGMIGVNVNVPAPMAFFAFAGNKASFYGDLGTNGTDGVQFYTRKKVVTERWF from the coding sequence ATGATTACAACAGAAATTAAAAGAGTGAAAAATCATATTAATGGTGAATGGGTAGAGTCTACTGGTACTGAAGTAGAAGCAGTTCCGAATCCGGCAACTGGAAAAATCATCGCTTACGTTCCTCTTTCTCCAAAAGAAGATGTTGAAAAAGCTGTAGAAGCTGCAAAAATGGCGTATGAAACATGGTCTAAAGTGCCAGTTCCGAATCGTTCAAGACAATTATATAAATACTTACAACTTTTACAAGAAAACAAAGATGAGCTTGCAAAAATTATTACACTTGAAAACGGCAAGACATTAAAAGATGCAACTGGTGAAGTACAGCGCGGCATTGAAGCTGTAGAGCTTGCGACATCAACACCGAACTTAATGATGGGACAAGCACTTCCAAACATTGCAGGCGGGATTGATGGATCAATTTGGCGTTATCCAATTGGAGTGGTTGCTGGTATTACACCATTTAACTTCCCAATGATGATTCCATTATGGATGTTCCCACTTGCAATTGCTTGCGGTAATACATTCGTATTAAAAACATCTGAAAGAACGCCCCTTCTAGCTGAAAGACTCGTAGAGTTATTCTATGAAGCAGGTTTTCCAAAAGGAGTATTAAACTTAGTACAGGGCGGAAAAGATGTTGTAAACAGCATTTTAGAAAATAAAGATATTCAAGCAGTTTCGTTTGTTGGCTCTGAGCCAGTCGCACGCTACGTATATGAAACAGGTACAAAATATGGAAAACGAGTACAAGCGTTAGCTGGAGCGAAAAACCATGCGATTGTTATGCCAGATTGCAACATTGAAAAAACAGTACAAGGTGTAATTGGTTCTGCGTTTGCAAGTAGTGGAGAGCGCTGCATGGCATGCTCTGTCGTAGCAGTAGTAGACGAAATTGCTGATGAGTTCATTGATGTATTAGTATCAGAAACACGTAAGCTAAAAGTGGGTGATGGTTTCCACGAAGATAATTATGTGGGACCGTTAATTCGTGAATCTCATAAAGAGCGTGTACTAGGCTATATTAATAGCGGTGTAGCAGATGGAGCTACTTTATTAGTAGATGGTCGTAAAATTAATGAAGAAGTTGAAGAAGGGTACTTCGTTGGTGCGACAATCTTTGATGGCGTAAATCAAGATATGAAAATTTGGCAAGATGAAATTTTTGCTCCAGTATTAAGTATTGTGAGAGTAAAAGATTTAGAAGAAGGTATTAAACTTACAAACCAATCAAAATTTGCAAATGGAGCTGTGATTTATACATCAAGCGGTAAACATGCACAAACATTCCGTGATAATATCGATGCAGGGATGATTGGTGTAAACGTAAACGTTCCAGCACCAATGGCATTCTTTGCATTCGCAGGAAATAAAGCTTCTTTCTATGGTGATCTTGGAACAAACGGTACAGATGGTGTTCAATTCTATACACGTAAAAAAGTTGTAACAGAGCGCTGGTTTTAA
- a CDS encoding LysE family translocator: MENYLLFIIMSICLIILPGPDTAMATKNTLVSGKIGGVKTVFGTCIALLIHTLAAVIGLSALIVKSAFLFSIFKYVGAIYLIYLGIKALSALRNKGNMDTTETFIEHKNEHTSCFRQGFLTNLLNPKVAVFFLTFLPQFLNPDHNTLIQLLIMGLTYLVLTVIWFAFYIFLIDKISVFMKKPATQKYIQGLTGIVLIGFGIKLAFEKNN, from the coding sequence ATGGAGAACTACCTTCTTTTCATTATCATGTCCATTTGTCTTATTATTTTACCTGGCCCCGATACAGCGATGGCTACAAAAAACACACTGGTCTCAGGAAAAATTGGTGGTGTAAAAACAGTATTCGGTACATGTATTGCACTTTTAATTCATACTTTAGCTGCCGTAATTGGTCTTTCGGCCCTTATTGTTAAATCTGCCTTTTTATTTTCTATCTTTAAATATGTTGGTGCTATTTATTTAATCTATTTAGGTATAAAAGCACTTTCAGCTTTGAGAAACAAAGGAAATATGGATACAACCGAAACCTTTATAGAACATAAAAATGAACATACATCTTGTTTCCGTCAAGGATTTCTTACAAATCTATTAAATCCGAAAGTTGCTGTTTTCTTTTTAACATTCTTACCACAATTTTTAAATCCAGACCATAATACACTTATCCAGCTTCTCATTATGGGACTCACTTATCTCGTTTTAACAGTAATATGGTTTGCCTTTTATATATTTTTAATTGATAAAATAAGCGTTTTTATGAAAAAGCCAGCTACACAAAAATACATTCAAGGTCTTACTGGCATCGTTTTAATTGGATTTGGTATAAAATTAGCTTTTGAAAAGAATAATTAA
- a CDS encoding exonuclease SbcCD subunit D: MKFFHTADWHLGKLVHGVYMTEDQKIVLDQFVQAVEEEKPDAVIIAGDLYDRAIPPTEAVDLLNDVLQKIVIELKTPVIAVAGNHDSPDRIHFGSNLMKKQGLHIVGQFQFPYEPVVLNDEHGEVHFHLVPYADPSIVRHIMKNEDIRSHDDAMRIFMNELSETMNQEARHVFVGHAFVTSSGEAEENTSDAERPLSIGGAEYVNSHYFDKFHYTALGHLHQAHFVRNETIRYSGSPLAYSISEERHKKGYYIVELDEAGETTIEKRLFTPRRQMRTVEAKIDDLLKHTVNEDYVFVKLLDENPVLQPMEKIRSVYPNAMHVERSIQRREFTDTNEVTVSRHKTDDLSLLKAFYKEMKGLDLSEEKERLFLEVLQTVQEREGERG; the protein is encoded by the coding sequence ATGAAGTTTTTTCATACAGCGGATTGGCATTTAGGAAAACTAGTTCACGGTGTATACATGACTGAAGATCAAAAAATTGTTTTAGATCAGTTTGTACAAGCGGTGGAAGAAGAAAAACCGGATGCCGTAATTATTGCAGGTGATTTGTATGACCGTGCAATTCCTCCGACGGAAGCAGTTGATTTATTAAATGATGTATTACAAAAGATAGTAATTGAATTAAAAACACCAGTAATTGCAGTAGCAGGGAATCATGATAGTCCAGATCGAATTCATTTCGGTAGTAATTTAATGAAAAAGCAGGGCTTGCATATTGTTGGACAATTTCAATTCCCATACGAACCTGTTGTATTAAATGATGAACATGGGGAAGTACATTTTCACTTAGTTCCATATGCAGATCCAAGTATCGTTAGACATATTATGAAGAATGAAGACATTCGTTCTCATGACGATGCGATGCGTATTTTTATGAATGAACTTTCGGAAACGATGAATCAAGAAGCAAGACACGTCTTTGTAGGGCATGCATTTGTTACTTCTTCAGGAGAGGCTGAAGAAAATACGAGCGATGCAGAACGACCACTTTCAATTGGTGGTGCTGAATATGTAAACAGTCATTATTTTGACAAGTTTCATTACACGGCGCTTGGACATTTACATCAAGCGCATTTTGTACGTAATGAGACGATTCGTTATTCAGGTTCACCACTTGCATATTCTATTTCGGAAGAACGACATAAAAAAGGATACTACATTGTTGAATTAGATGAAGCAGGTGAAACGACAATAGAAAAACGCTTATTTACACCACGTCGTCAAATGCGAACAGTAGAAGCAAAAATAGATGATTTATTAAAGCATACAGTAAATGAAGATTATGTATTTGTTAAATTATTAGATGAAAATCCTGTACTGCAGCCAATGGAAAAAATACGCTCTGTCTATCCGAATGCAATGCATGTCGAAAGATCGATTCAAAGACGAGAGTTTACAGATACAAATGAAGTGACTGTTTCTAGACATAAAACGGATGATTTATCTCTTTTAAAAGCTTTTTATAAAGAAATGAAAGGGTTAGATTTATCAGAAGAGAAAGAACGTCTTTTCTTAGAAGTATTACAAACAGTGCAAGAACGGGAAGGTGAGCGAGGATGA
- a CDS encoding sigma-54-dependent Fis family transcriptional regulator has translation MNSIEDYSVGRWMNKDFQFMKSNNTIAEAINLFIASAIHELPVLEEKRMIGVLKLLDCVQWVREGRSEIDEVHVIVEHFFYKGNTMESMEEVQLPYFVMDEKSGNLEGIIGEVELSSYQKYVNEQLKEAKRVIEWLRLSFDTAYEGIAIVDENGVIQMFNETYSRFVGVTKEEAIGQRVENVIDNTRLPVVLKTGVPERNQVHRLQGQNLVVHRMPIWKQGRVIGAVGMLIHEGISDVYKIIERFNQKDVSIRPLLSKPKKKEIRFEDILGESQTISETKKIARKAAESKASVLITGESGVGKEQFARAIHDTGITKNGPFISVNCAAIPDNLLESELFGYAEGAFTGAKKNGKLGKFELANNGTLFLDEIGDMSLLTQVKILRVLQEREIERIGGTSPISVDFRLIAATNKDLKQMVREGTFREDLYHRLHVIPIQIPPLRFRKQDIPLIVEEHLQKLCQMYGTEEKTLDKEVLRLMFHYNWPGNVRELINVLERLFALSDDTHIHTKDLPEEFYYRDMEQKKLLPMIQTLPVKKAAMKVVREEEERGLIEQMLKEVNGNKSKAAALLGISRATLYNKLSRFKI, from the coding sequence ATGAACTCTATAGAAGATTACTCTGTAGGAAGATGGATGAACAAAGACTTTCAGTTTATGAAAAGTAATAACACAATTGCAGAGGCAATTAATCTATTTATTGCATCAGCGATTCATGAACTACCTGTACTAGAGGAAAAACGTATGATTGGCGTTTTGAAATTATTAGATTGTGTTCAGTGGGTGAGAGAAGGGCGTAGTGAAATTGATGAAGTACATGTAATTGTGGAGCATTTCTTTTATAAGGGAAATACGATGGAGTCAATGGAAGAAGTACAGTTACCCTATTTCGTAATGGATGAAAAGAGTGGAAATTTAGAGGGAATTATAGGAGAAGTTGAGTTATCCTCTTATCAGAAATACGTAAATGAGCAATTAAAGGAAGCGAAACGTGTAATTGAATGGTTAAGACTTTCCTTTGATACTGCATATGAAGGAATTGCCATTGTCGATGAAAATGGTGTAATCCAAATGTTTAATGAAACATATAGCCGCTTCGTTGGGGTAACGAAGGAAGAGGCTATTGGACAACGTGTTGAAAATGTAATTGATAATACGAGATTACCAGTGGTATTAAAAACAGGTGTTCCTGAGCGAAATCAAGTCCACCGTTTACAAGGACAAAATTTAGTCGTGCATCGCATGCCGATTTGGAAGCAAGGAAGGGTGATAGGCGCTGTAGGGATGCTGATTCACGAAGGGATTTCAGATGTTTATAAAATAATAGAAAGGTTTAATCAAAAAGATGTAAGTATAAGACCATTGCTCTCTAAACCGAAAAAGAAGGAAATTCGGTTTGAAGATATTCTTGGGGAAAGCCAAACCATTTCCGAGACGAAAAAAATAGCTCGAAAAGCAGCTGAATCGAAAGCTTCTGTTTTAATTACTGGAGAAAGCGGTGTTGGGAAAGAGCAGTTTGCACGAGCGATACATGATACGGGCATAACGAAAAATGGTCCGTTTATTAGCGTAAATTGTGCAGCTATTCCAGATAATTTATTAGAATCAGAACTTTTTGGTTACGCAGAAGGTGCTTTTACAGGTGCGAAAAAAAATGGTAAGTTAGGGAAATTTGAATTAGCCAATAACGGAACTTTATTTTTAGACGAAATCGGTGATATGTCCCTATTAACACAGGTGAAAATTTTACGTGTTTTACAAGAAAGAGAGATTGAAAGAATAGGTGGTACAAGTCCAATTTCAGTTGATTTCCGCCTCATAGCAGCAACAAATAAAGATTTAAAGCAAATGGTTAGAGAAGGTACGTTTAGAGAAGATTTATATCATCGTCTTCATGTTATTCCAATTCAAATTCCACCACTTCGTTTTAGAAAACAAGATATTCCGCTCATTGTTGAAGAACATTTACAGAAATTATGTCAAATGTATGGTACGGAAGAAAAGACGCTCGATAAAGAAGTGTTGCGCCTTATGTTTCACTACAATTGGCCGGGGAATGTTCGTGAGTTAATCAATGTGTTGGAACGACTATTTGCGCTGTCAGATGATACACATATACACACGAAAGATTTACCAGAAGAGTTTTATTACCGAGATATGGAGCAGAAGAAATTATTACCGATGATTCAAACTTTACCAGTAAAGAAAGCAGCGATGAAAGTAGTACGTGAAGAGGAAGAGCGCGGATTAATTGAACAGATGTTAAAAGAGGTAAATGGGAATAAATCAAAAGCAGCCGCATTATTAGGGATTTCTAGGGCGACTTTGTATAATAAACTGTCTAGATTTAAGATTTAA
- a CDS encoding NAD(P)-dependent oxidoreductase has protein sequence MKKIGFIGLGNMGLPMSKNLVKSGYTVYGVDLNKEAEASFEKEGGIIGLSIGKLAETCDLIFTSLPSPRAVEAVYFGEEGLIENGHSNVVLIDTSTVAPQLNKQLAEAAQDKKLDFLAAPVSGGVIGAENRTLTFMVGGSREVYEKVVSVMEVLGANVFHVSEQIDSGTTVKLINNLLIGFYTAGVSEALTLAKKNNMDLDKLFDILNVSYGQSRIYERNYKSFIATENYEPGFTVNLLKKDLGFAVDLAKESELHLPVSEMLLNLYDEASQAGYGENDMAALYKKVSEQLISSHE, from the coding sequence ATGAAAAAGATTGGGTTTATCGGTTTAGGTAATATGGGTCTTCCAATGTCTAAAAATTTAGTTAAATCTGGTTATACTGTATATGGAGTCGATTTGAATAAAGAGGCAGAAGCTTCCTTCGAAAAAGAAGGCGGAATTATTGGCTTGTCAATTGGGAAACTAGCAGAAACGTGCGACTTAATTTTTACAAGTCTACCATCACCACGAGCTGTTGAAGCGGTGTACTTCGGGGAAGAAGGGCTAATTGAAAATGGCCATTCGAACGTTGTACTAATTGATACAAGTACTGTGGCTCCGCAGTTGAATAAACAATTAGCAGAAGCAGCGCAGGATAAGAAATTAGATTTTTTAGCTGCACCGGTTAGTGGTGGTGTAATTGGAGCAGAAAATCGAACATTAACATTTATGGTTGGTGGATCGAGAGAAGTATATGAAAAAGTTGTATCTGTAATGGAAGTGCTAGGAGCGAATGTGTTCCACGTTAGTGAGCAAATTGATAGTGGCACAACTGTTAAATTGATTAATAATTTATTAATCGGTTTTTATACAGCAGGTGTGAGTGAAGCTTTAACATTAGCGAAAAAGAATAATATGGATTTAGATAAACTGTTCGATATTTTAAATGTGAGTTACGGTCAAAGTAGAATTTATGAGCGTAATTATAAAAGTTTTATTGCAACAGAGAACTATGAGCCAGGTTTTACTGTAAACCTATTGAAGAAAGATTTAGGCTTTGCAGTAGATTTAGCGAAAGAAAGTGAGCTTCACCTACCGGTGAGCGAAATGTTATTAAACTTATATGATGAAGCGAGCCAAGCGGGATATGGTGAAAATGATATGGCTGCTTTATATAAGAAGGTAAGTGAACAATTAATTTCTAGTCACGAATAA
- a CDS encoding enoyl-CoA hydratase/isomerase family protein codes for MTENVLFSISENGVASITLNRPKALNSLSYDMLKPIGQKLKEWEKDDRIAIIVLKGAGTKGFCAGGDIKTLYEARSNETALQHAERFFEEEYEIDTFIYQYTKPIIACLDGIVMGGGVGLTNGAKYRIVTERTKWAMPEMNIGFFPDVGAAYFLNKAPGHTGRYVALTASILKAPDVLYINAADYFMTSDTLPKFLSEIENMNWRNEDVHTALKEVTRTFATIPSAESEISPLLEEIDTHFAFHTIEEIIHSLEKDGRTFALKAKETLLSKSPVSLKVTLKQFIDGEGKSVDECFATDLVLAKNFMRHEDFFEGVRSVVVDKDQNPQYKYKQLSDVSEEDVNRFFHLLNV; via the coding sequence ATGACTGAAAATGTTTTATTTTCTATTAGTGAGAATGGTGTTGCATCCATTACATTAAACCGACCAAAAGCACTTAATTCTTTATCTTATGATATGTTAAAGCCAATTGGACAAAAGCTAAAAGAATGGGAAAAAGATGATCGTATTGCCATCATAGTTTTAAAAGGAGCTGGCACAAAAGGATTTTGCGCTGGTGGTGATATTAAAACTTTGTATGAAGCTCGTTCTAACGAAACAGCTTTACAACATGCAGAACGTTTCTTTGAAGAAGAATATGAAATTGATACATTTATTTATCAATATACAAAACCAATTATCGCTTGTTTAGATGGAATTGTTATGGGCGGTGGTGTCGGTCTTACAAATGGTGCAAAATATCGAATTGTAACAGAACGCACGAAATGGGCAATGCCTGAAATGAACATCGGCTTCTTTCCAGATGTAGGCGCTGCTTATTTCTTAAATAAAGCACCTGGCCATACTGGAAGATACGTCGCTTTAACAGCATCTATTTTAAAAGCACCTGATGTATTATATATAAACGCTGCCGATTATTTTATGACATCAGATACGTTACCAAAATTCCTTTCTGAAATTGAAAATATGAATTGGCGTAATGAAGATGTACATACAGCTTTAAAGGAGGTCACTCGTACATTTGCAACCATCCCAAGTGCAGAAAGTGAAATTTCTCCTCTACTAGAAGAAATTGATACACACTTCGCATTCCATACAATTGAAGAAATTATCCATTCATTGGAGAAAGACGGTAGAACTTTCGCCTTAAAAGCGAAAGAAACATTATTATCAAAATCCCCTGTTTCATTAAAGGTCACATTGAAACAATTCATCGATGGAGAAGGAAAATCCGTTGATGAATGCTTTGCAACAGATCTTGTACTTGCAAAAAACTTTATGAGACACGAAGATTTCTTTGAAGGTGTACGTTCAGTTGTAGTCGATAAAGATCAAAACCCACAGTATAAATATAAACAATTAAGTGATGTTTCAGAAGAAGATGTAAATCGTTTCTTCCATTTACTTAATGTATAA
- the prpB gene encoding methylisocitrate lyase encodes MAWVVNKQSTQEELANRFRALVEAPEILQIPGAHDAMAALVAKNTGFSALYLSGAAYTASKGLPDLGIVTSTEVAERARDLVRASDLPLLVDIDTGFGGVLNVARTAVEMVEANVAAVQIEDQQLPKKCGHLNGKKLVSTEELVQKIKAIKEVAPSLYIVARTDARGVEGLDAAIERAVAYVKAGADAVFPEALQSEEEFRLFNSKVNVPLLANMTEFGKTPYYSAEEFANMGFQMVIYPVTSLRVAAKAYERVFTLIKETGSQKDALSNMQTRSELYETISYHDFEELDTGIAKTVLSEDQ; translated from the coding sequence ATGGCTTGGGTTGTGAATAAACAGTCAACACAAGAAGAGCTTGCGAATCGCTTCCGAGCTTTAGTAGAAGCGCCTGAAATTTTACAAATTCCTGGTGCGCATGATGCAATGGCCGCTCTAGTTGCGAAAAATACAGGCTTTTCAGCTCTTTATTTATCAGGAGCTGCGTATACGGCAAGTAAGGGTTTACCAGATTTAGGGATTGTGACGTCTACTGAAGTAGCTGAACGAGCAAGAGATCTTGTTAGGGCAAGTGATTTACCACTTCTTGTTGATATTGATACAGGATTCGGTGGCGTGCTGAATGTAGCAAGAACAGCTGTAGAAATGGTTGAAGCAAATGTCGCGGCAGTTCAAATTGAAGATCAACAATTACCGAAAAAATGTGGGCATTTAAATGGGAAAAAGCTAGTTTCTACGGAGGAATTAGTTCAAAAAATTAAAGCGATTAAAGAAGTTGCGCCGAGCTTATATATTGTAGCACGTACGGATGCTCGTGGTGTAGAAGGGTTAGATGCAGCAATTGAAAGAGCAGTTGCTTACGTAAAAGCAGGGGCAGATGCAGTGTTCCCAGAAGCACTTCAATCAGAAGAAGAATTCCGATTGTTTAATAGTAAAGTGAATGTCCCTTTATTAGCGAATATGACCGAATTCGGAAAAACACCATATTATAGCGCAGAAGAATTTGCGAATATGGGATTCCAAATGGTAATTTATCCTGTTACATCACTTCGCGTTGCAGCGAAGGCATATGAGCGTGTGTTCACTCTTATTAAAGAAACTGGATCGCAAAAAGATGCGCTTTCTAATATGCAAACGAGAAGTGAATTGTATGAAACAATTTCGTACCATGACTTTGAAGAGTTAGATACTGGAATTGCAAAAACGGTTTTATCTGAGGATCAATAG
- a CDS encoding acyl-CoA dehydrogenase family protein, translated as MEKTKLQWNEFFSLNQDLNTTFFTPEDFSGDEDLIAKTTEQFVKQEIVPQIENIEQHNYKISRQLFEKAGELGLLSIEVPEEYGGFELGKAISGLVAEKMGCAGAFSVSFNIHAGVGTLPYIYYGTKEQKEKYLPKIASGEWIGAYALTEPNAGSDALSAKTNAVLNEDGTAWKLNGEKQWITNAHMADVYVVFAKTNEGMTAFIVERTCEGVSIGLEEKKMGIKGSSTATLILEDVMIPAENVLGEVGRGHHVALNILNFARLKLAFGNIGTAKQAIGLSVQYGKERKQFQTELVDFTMIQEKIANMIIATYGAESAAYRTAGVIDEAIHEGAGDIMKKMSQFAIECALNKVNASETLGHIVDEAVQIHGGYGYMQEYEVERLYRDARISRIFEGTNEINRLTVAKMLMKQIEQIEDHKDEGNFANVERNHRYILLSKQLLKQSLKTLSKTPGLKIEQEQEYSRVLANMLTDVYVMESAFLRTKKAVSKNGEEKERTKQLVTDVICEEGYHKVEAATIVLLSAAIEEEQNRNAILTEIRQLSVPMYTNLFTKKREIAKAIINRGKYTV; from the coding sequence ATGGAGAAAACAAAGTTGCAATGGAACGAATTTTTTTCGCTGAATCAAGATCTTAACACTACTTTTTTTACGCCAGAAGATTTTTCAGGAGATGAAGATTTAATCGCAAAAACGACAGAACAATTTGTTAAGCAAGAAATTGTTCCACAAATTGAAAATATTGAACAACATAATTATAAAATTTCCCGTCAATTATTTGAAAAGGCTGGAGAGCTTGGATTGCTGAGTATAGAAGTTCCAGAAGAATATGGCGGATTTGAATTAGGAAAAGCAATTTCAGGGCTTGTAGCAGAAAAAATGGGATGTGCAGGGGCATTTAGTGTGTCCTTTAATATACATGCCGGTGTCGGGACATTACCGTATATATACTACGGGACGAAAGAGCAAAAGGAAAAATATTTGCCTAAAATTGCATCAGGAGAATGGATTGGAGCTTACGCATTAACTGAGCCAAATGCTGGTTCTGATGCATTAAGTGCAAAAACAAACGCAGTCCTAAATGAAGATGGTACAGCTTGGAAATTAAATGGTGAGAAGCAATGGATTACAAACGCTCACATGGCTGATGTATATGTTGTTTTCGCGAAAACAAATGAAGGAATGACAGCATTTATTGTCGAAAGAACATGTGAAGGTGTTTCCATTGGTTTAGAAGAAAAAAAGATGGGAATTAAAGGATCTTCAACTGCAACGCTTATTTTAGAGGATGTTATGATTCCTGCTGAAAATGTATTAGGAGAAGTTGGCAGGGGGCATCACGTAGCTCTTAATATTCTTAACTTTGCTAGATTGAAACTTGCTTTTGGAAATATTGGAACAGCAAAACAAGCAATCGGTTTGTCTGTTCAATATGGTAAAGAGCGAAAACAGTTCCAAACAGAATTAGTTGATTTCACAATGATACAAGAGAAAATTGCAAATATGATTATTGCTACATACGGTGCAGAAAGTGCAGCATATCGAACAGCAGGTGTAATTGACGAAGCAATTCATGAGGGTGCTGGAGATATTATGAAGAAGATGTCTCAATTTGCAATAGAATGTGCACTTAATAAAGTGAATGCTTCTGAAACACTTGGTCATATTGTAGATGAAGCTGTACAGATTCACGGTGGATATGGTTATATGCAAGAATATGAAGTGGAGCGATTATATCGTGATGCTAGAATTAGCCGTATATTTGAAGGTACGAATGAAATTAATCGACTAACTGTTGCGAAAATGTTAATGAAACAAATTGAGCAAATAGAAGATCATAAAGACGAAGGAAATTTTGCAAACGTAGAACGAAATCATCGTTATATTTTATTATCGAAACAATTGTTGAAACAATCTTTGAAAACGCTATCTAAAACTCCTGGATTAAAAATTGAACAAGAACAAGAGTATTCACGCGTATTAGCAAATATGTTGACTGATGTGTATGTAATGGAATCAGCATTTTTACGTACGAAGAAAGCAGTAAGTAAAAATGGTGAGGAAAAAGAACGTACAAAACAGCTTGTAACAGATGTGATTTGTGAAGAAGGGTATCACAAAGTAGAAGCGGCGACGATTGTTCTTCTTTCGGCAGCTATAGAAGAAGAACAAAATAGAAACGCTATTTTAACAGAAATTCGTCAATTGTCCGTACCTATGTATACGAACTTATTTACGAAGAAGAGGGAAATCGCAAAAGCTATCATAAATCGCGGAAAATATACTGTGTAA